One segment of Chelmon rostratus isolate fCheRos1 chromosome 17, fCheRos1.pri, whole genome shotgun sequence DNA contains the following:
- the coil gene encoding coilin produces the protein MAAHSNNFIRVRLYFDYPPPAVIDCRMCWLLVNLNTCRVVADLESIIREKFEFSRRSVLSLFVEDCYLPHTESIYVVRDNDSVRVKVDFLAQVNANSSDPDGPTASGKCRKRQRPAEDNGPGENGVNVEWVKKKRKKGSEKSLERDAKQASGDERSKKSQKKRKEKKKRKKAEGNGPAVTPKTSASTKKTPARADQPGQSNKKPPAVQARAQDASSSDSSSSSSEEDAAPKKTAAQKPAPNTPSSTPAAAKAPPATKPTQAKPHPPSSSSSESDSSSDEATSVKTLPKNKPVTSTTPKAIISDSPKPPQDKVAEPCTSSSEEEIKLVIRQPAQQPGRGVGGQSPWRGRGRGRPRRGGPGERGRGEGRGGMRGHTGSFELSYNGAKEPAYQTDSLTNTSVVLQNGAESAPKQDYSSMPLLAAPPQVGQKIAFKLLELTESYTPEVSEYKEGRIVSFDHATKQIELELQHVSQAPVEPGKFDLVYQNPDGSERVEYAVSRGSRVTERWDSLLEPRLII, from the exons ATGGCTGCTCATAGTAACAACTTTATCCGCGTGCGCTTGTACTTTGACTACCCGCCGCCGGCCGTCATTGACTGCCGCATGTGCTGGCTGCTCGTGAACCTGAACACGTGCCGCGTGGTGGCGGATCTAGAGAGTATCATCCGAGAGAAGTTTGAATTCAGCCGCAGGAGCGTCCTCAGCCTGTTCGTAGAGGACTGCTACCTGCCGCACACCGAGAGCATCTATGTGGTGCGCGACAACGACAGCGTCAG GGTGAAGGTGGACTTTTTGGCTCAGGTGAATGCAAACAGCAGCGATCCAGACGGACCTACAGCAAGTGGAAAGtgcagaaagaggcagaggccTGCAGAGGACAATGGGCCAGGAGAGAATGGAGTGAATGTGGAatgggtgaaaaaaaagaggaaaaaagggagcGAGAAGAGCCTGGAGAGGGATGCCAAGCAGGCTTCAGGTGATGAGAGGAGTAAGAAGTCCCAAAAGAAGcgcaaagagaagaagaaacgaAAGAAGGCAGAGGGAAACGGACCTGCCGTCACCCCCAAAACATCTGCCTCGACCAAAAAAACCCCAGCCAGGGCAGACCAGCCAGGTCAAAGCAACAAGAAGCCCCCAGCGGTACAGGCAAGAGCGCAGGATGCCTCCTCTTCAgattccagcagcagcagtagtgaGGAAGATGCAGCTCCCAAAAAAACAGCTGCCCAAAAACCTGCACCAAATacaccctcctccacccctgctGCTGCCAAAGCACCCCCAGCCACCAAACCCACCCAGGCAAAACCACACcctccttcttcatcctcttcagaAAGTGACTCCTCCTCAGATGAGGCCACCAGTGTAAAAACCCTGCCGAAAAACAAACCCGTGACATCCACGACCCCCAAAGCAATAATAAGTGATAGCCCGAAGCCTCCTCAGGACAAAGTCGCAGAGCCGTGTACCTCGAGCAGCGAAGAGGAGATCAAGCTGGTTATCCGACAGCCAGCGCAGCAGCCGGGCCGCGGTGTCGGTGGTCAGTCGCCCTGGAGAGGCCGCGGCCGAGGAAGGCCCAGGCGCGGTGGccctggagagaggggaaggggtGAAGGTAGAGGGGGCATGAGAGGGCACACTGGCAGCTTTGAGCTCAGCTATAATGGAGCCAAGGAGCCGGCCTACCAGACTGACTCACTGACCAACACGTCAGTCGTCCTCCAG AACGGAGCAGAAAGCGCTCCCAAACAGGACTACAGCTCCATGCCCCTGctggctgctcctccacagGTGGGGCAGAAGATTGCCTTCAAG ttgCTGGAGCTGACTGAGAGCTATACACCAGAGGTATCCGAATATAAG GAGGGGAGGATTGTGAGTTTTGACCACGCCACCAAACAGATTGAGCTGGAACTACAACATGTCTCACAAG ctcctgTAGAGCCTGGCAAGTTTGACCTGGTCTATCAGAACCCAGATGGCTCGGAGAGAGTGGAGTATGCAGTGTCCAGAGGCTCTCGG GTGACAGAGCGCTGGGACTCCCTGCTAGAACCAAGACTCATCATTTAA
- the rab11fip4a gene encoding rab11 family-interacting protein 4A, with the protein MEGHAFPDQEQLLQFLRRLKEVFDVCDEDADGFIRVEHLVDLGLQFGQGDEVKKLTRYLDPNAHGKINFKDFCHGVFAIKGCEEILKMAVGPRSVTSNQPSVTDNGYIYQNGEAKLGPPIIMCTRSYPECSVYGEGGGADGECDMDSSTENASSSDSLDPTRHDSRLIGSASASVISGEEQFEDYGEGEDVDFTPSSPCPEDDTRTNGFSDLGSSLPSSAGQTPQKMRQLYNSELLDIYCSQCCKKVNLLNDLEARLRNLKANSPNRKISSTAFGRQLFQANHSVFGSSQGSSTEDLFTDSIDSCDLDITEKVSYLEKKVTELESDSLANGDLKSKLKHENTHLVHRVHELEEQVKDAEAKADQSLEEETKRHREVYSKMERDRNLEIDLLCNSRVQQLEEENGEMKLNVCRLKSQTEKLDQEKQRMTDKLEDTSLRLKDEMDLYRKIMDKLWHNRHEFQKEKEAMQELIDDLRRELEYLQCFKLEMEHPGKGKGLSEYNARTIEMEHEVKRLKQENHKLRDQNDDLNAQILSLSLYEAKNLFACQTKAQCLAAEIDNASRDELVDALKEQEEINLRLRQYMDKIILAILDHNPSILEIKS; encoded by the exons ATGGAAGGACATGCGTTTCCCGACCAAGAGCAGCTCTTGCAGTTTCTGAGGAGGCTCAAGGAGGTTTTCGACGTGTGTGACGAGGATGCTGACGGCTTCATCCGGGTGGAGCACTTGGTGGACCTCGGTCTTCAGTTCGGTCAAGGAGACGAG GTGAAGAAGTTGACCAGGTACCTGGATCCTAACGCCCATGGGAAGATCAACTTCAAAGACTTTTGTCATGGAGTGTTCGCCATCAAAG GCTGTGAGGAGATACTGAAGATGGCGGTGGGTCCTCGCAGTGTTACCTCCAACCAACCGTCTGTTACTGACAATGGTTACATTTACCAG AACGGCGAGGCCAAGCTGGGCCCTCCCATTATCATGTGTACGCGGTCCTACCCAGAATGCAGTGTGTATGGTGAGGGCGGTGGCGCTGACGGGGAGTGCGACAtggacagcagcactgaaaacGCCAGCAGCTCTGACTCTTTGGATCCAACGCGGCACGACAG CCGTCTGATTGGCTCTGCATCTGCGTCCGTCATCTCCGGGGAGGAGCAGTTTGAAGACTATGGTGAGGGAGAGGATGTGGATTTCACTCCCAGCAGTCCTTGCCCTGAAGATGACACCCGAACAAATGGCTTCTCAGACCTGGGATCCTCCCTTCCCTCCAG TGCTGGGCAGACTCCGCAGAAGATGAGGCAGCTGTATAACAGTGAGCTGCTGGACATCTACTGTTCTCAGTGCTGCAAGAAAGTGAATCTGCTCAATGACCTGGAGGCTCGGCTTCGAAACCTCAAAGCCAACAG ccctAATAGAAAGATTTCCAGCACAGCATTTGGACG tcagctgtttcaGGCCAACCACAGTGTGTTTGGATCCAGTCAGGGCAGCAGCACTGAGGATCTGTTCACAGACAGCATCGACTCCTGCGACCTCGACATCACAGAGAAA GTCAGTTATCTGGAGAAGAAGGTGACAGAGTTGGAAAGCGACAGCCTGGCCAACGGTGACCTCAAGTCTAAACTCAAACACGAGAACACACATCTTGTACACAG GGTGCAtgagctggaggagcaggtgaAAGATGCAGAGGCCAAGGCAGATCAgagtctggaggaggagacgaaGAGGCACAGGGAGGTTTACAGCAAGatggagagggacagaaacCTGGAGATAGACCTGCTCTGCAACAG cagggtGCAGCAGTTAGAAGAGGAGAATGGAGAAATGAAGTTGAATGTTTGCAGACTCAAGTCTCAGACTGAGAAACTGGACCAG gagaagcagaggatgaCAGACAAGCTGGAGGACACTAGTCTGAGGCTGAAAGATGAGATGGACCTCTACAGGAAGATAATGGACAAGCTGTGGCATAACCGCCACGAGTttcagaaggaaaaagaggCCATGCAAGAG ttgaTAGACGACCTCCGCCGGGAGCTGGAGTATCTGCAGTGTTTTAAGCTGGAGATGGAGCATCCAGGAAAGGGCAAGGGGCTGTCTGAGTACAACGCCAGGACCATTGAAATGGAGCATGAAGTCAAGAGGCTGAAACAG GAGAACCATAAGCTGCGGGATCAGAACGACGACCTGAACGCTCAGATTCTCAGTCTGAGCTTGTACGAGGCTAAGAACCTGTTTGCCTGTCAGACCAAGGCTCAGTGCCTGGCGGCCGAGATCGACAACGCGTCCAGGGACGAG ctggTCGATGCTttgaaggagcaggaggagatcAACCTGCGTCTGAGGCAGTACATGGACAAAATCATTCTGGCCATTCTCGACCACAACCCCTCCATCCTGGAGATCAAGAGTTAA